TTCAAAATGCCCCAAATACTTTTAGAAACATGAGTAAATGCAGCACTATTTAAACTGCCCTTACAGGTTTTTGAGGCAATTTTTGTACATTCCAGGGCATTTTGAAGTGCCCCGGATCAACTACTCTGCTGTAGTGACCGTGACCTGCCGGCCGCACGGCTGAAGCATCAACAGATGAAGGACAGGAAGGCGTCAAAAGCCGCTTCGAACAAAGGGAGAAAAGGCTGCAAGGCTTCGGCAGGTCAGGGAGAGAACAAGAAGCGATATTAGTCAGAGGTATTAAACCATGATCCTTTCCGAAACCTTTTGACGACTATACCGCTCGATCTCCGAAACCTTTGGACGACCATACGCTCCATCTTCGTTAAAGCCACTACTATGAGAACCCTCTGCTATGTGAATGAATGATGGCATGTGATCCAATGCATCTTTCTTTGATGCGATCCATCTTTCTCTGATGCGGATGTCATGCGTTGATGTGAAGCTTATTTGTGATGCCGCTTATTTTTCCGTGCTGTGACATGCGGTAGATATGAAATATATTTGTTTGAAATAGCCCCAGTGTTGTGTGGCCAGACTACTCGCCGTTGTGGTTGTAGCATGTGGCGCTTGTCCTCTACCAATTTTTAGTAAGCACAGACTGATCGTGTCAGCCAGTAGATCCTTGTCCTGTTGCATGTAAAATGTGCGTATCCTCCTGTAGCGTGTCAAATGTGCCTATCCTCCTGTAGCATGTCAAATGTGGTTCGTCAATTAGAAAGAATTCTGGTGCCTGTAGTAGTAGGGTACCAATTGATTTGGCATAAATCATAAAAATCTGGTTTACGTGACCCCAGATAACGTATTAACAGTATACATGtgttgtatttatttttcctcGGTTCTTAAATATAAAATGTTTTGGGGCCTCTTTGGATCATAAGATTTTTGAAGATAAAATAGAGGATTCCAATCGTAAATAATATTTCCTATTGATGCCATTTGGCTTATAGAATTGGGACCAAGGAATTTCAAAGGATAGGAACTTTTCCTTCAAATTTTGGAGGAATTCAAGCATTAGGTCTATCTCTGAAATTTTTCTTGCATcttctctctatctctctcatcTCTTGCTCCGTCTAATCTCAAAAATACTATttcttccgatccatattaattgtcgaaatatacatgtatctagatgttttttagacataaatacatccatatttgacaaatttgagaatattaatatggattggagggagtatattttttatagGGAACATCCAAACACTCTTTTCTAACAATTCCTATGTTTTGAATTTCTATAGTATTCAAAATGATATGATATTGCAACGGAGCAGGCGCGCACGGACTACGTACCGCTGCGGGGCGTGCGTAACTAGTCTGACAGAATCCCTTTTACGATCTCACGTCACAAACTTTTATCAGGAAACACGTGCACAGAAACGGGCACACTGGCCATCCCGCGGCCCGCCAAGTCCGCTCGGCCGCAACATCGATCTCGTTCTCGATCTGTAGGACGCAGGCACTCGGCACGCCAGcagttgccgccgccggcgaatcCTCTCGAGCAGCCGAtgccggcccgccgccgccgtgaatCCTCTCGAGCAGCTAACTCTTGTTGTATATTCCCGTGTCCGTGGTAGCAAGCTCAAAAAGCTCAGAAACTGCTATAACAAATCCTAACTCAACACGTTTGCGGTTTGCTCAATATGTTCCCCCGActataaaaatacatatcCTTAATCCGTTCTTGAATAAGTACAAGAGTATCACTAGCAAAGTCCCTGAAACCAGTTGTCCAGTTCTAGGTGACAgaagattttttctttttttgcttatATCAATGAtcaaagcatttttttttgcttcctcTAGGCTGTTGTGACGTGACTGTcgtgtccgccgccgccatctgcCCTCCCGCAAGCCGCACTAGTcatcatgatatatacatatttgaTATCATAGgtgttatttatttatttattacaAATTTGGTCAGACTTTAACAAGTTTGACTTTACACacagctagaacatcttacaCTAAGGAACGGAGGTGATAGTAGATAGATGGGGGAAAACTAGAGAAGATAGTGTGTATTGCAGGTACCGTTACACAACTAGCTTTTGAGGGAAAAACCATGTCGGTTTACTCTCCATATTGGGATAGATGACAACACGTTATGCTCGTCAAGAAAATAGTATATCAATTTGTCTGTCTTCTCCTTGGAAGCAGAAATATATGTTGAGTGTCTTTTGCCGAGACGAAGAGTGTGCCTGTCACGCAAGTCGGCGACAAAACCCATGCGTTTGCACCCACGTCCGCCTCTAGAACCTCGACCTTAAGATTGTAGGGACGATATGAGAAGGGCAAGTATTGTTGTCGCTTTAACATGAGTAACTTGCCGTTGGAGACAAAGAGATGCCGAGTTGTACCCGACGAGCTCGACGCCATCTGGAACCCCAAAATCAAGGTCATAAAACATGTCATGGTCCTCCGGGTTGTTTGATATTGCCCTGCCATCATCGGTCTCGTGTGAAGTACTTGACACATCGTCGTAAAATCCATCCTccacctcttcttcatcctcttcaCTCGACACTTCCTCTTGGTCTCCATTGTCTTTGTCCTCGCTACTTCGGTGGTCTGCTATTGCATTATCGTCGCCAGACTCATCAAGAATGCTCAATGTATCTTGATCAATGCTTGATGCCTTGTTGTACTCTGAATCAGCTTCATCACCGTCATTACCTGACACATGTCCATTGTCTCCGCTCTCTCCTTCTCCGTCCTCAGCACCACCAACCATCGTGGGCATGATAACATACTCAACATTATTAATAGCAGGCGTGCCGTCATCATCCTCATCAATATCCATCATGACAAGGCCACCGTGGTGGGTGATCCCATAGAGGGCATCTCCACAAAACACGACGTCAAATATCGAGGCATATGGCATCTCTTCCCTCGCAGGGAACCATGCCTCCCATTTCCCAGGACGGCACAAGATGATCGGATAGTTCAGGTTGTTGGTCGTCACGGCGACGATATCATCCTGGGTCGACCGCAGGAGCACGTTGCGGATCTCGAAAACGTGGGAGACCTTCCCGACGAGGCGGTCAAGCGCAGGGAGCGGCACACTCGTGTCGGTGAAGGGGTCATGCAAGAGGTAACTGCGTCGTCCATTGTCCGTGCTGATCATACGGTACAGGACGAGCCAGTTGTTGCTGGCACCTACGAACACCGTGTCGCCGGGGAAGGTGACACGATGATGGACCTTGCGATCAGGCAGGGTGACGAAGGAGCCATCGGAGCGGATGATCCAAGGTAGCTCTGGACGGACGTGGTGGCGGACGGCCGAGTGCCAAGGACGACACACGGCGCGGAAACGAGCACGGTCTTGGTGGAACGGGAGACGGGCGATGACCCGTCCTGTGAGCTCCGGGAGGAGATCGGCCCAcggagaagaaggctgcgGCAGACTCGACGACATGGCGTGATTTGCCGTGGTATTCGATCGTGTGCAAATCTGCAATCGGGTATATGCCGGTATACGTCCTTTGATTAGCTGGGATCCTGGAAATATCCGTGTCGGGACGGAAAGGAAATTTCCATGGAATCCTGGAAATATTCAGCTCCATATATATGAGTGGAGAAGCCGGGACGGTTCCGCTGTAAAACTGAGTCTCGATCGAGTAAGGTTACGGAGCCTCTGCACGTCTCGGTCTATTGCACGGTCGACGGTGTGCACCAGGTCTATGACACGCGGGCCAAAAAAACCAGCGCGCGGCAGTTTTGGGTGCCCGATTTGTCAGTGTCTTGCTCGAAGCCGCTGCACCTGGGATCGGAACCCAGTCTCAGCGTCTCTGCGGTGCGCCATGTCTCGAGCCACACTTTCCTATGTAAGTACTGTATACACGTATAACGAGCTACTCAAGCATGGTGCCATCCTCATCCTCCAAATTACAGCTACAATagcgagatcgatcgatcggtctGAGGCCTCCAGAGAAGACGTCGGCGTCCAAGGCCTCGACCGTGTAGGAAATTAAGACGTGACGTGAGTAGCGCGGCTTGAAACGTCCAACTCCCAGGTCCCAGCCATCCGGCAGCCGCAAGCAAAGCGGTCCCTGGCCGTTTCCCCGACCCGGGCACGGGCACGGGCACAATGGTGACAGACCAAGGGTGCGTCAGCCGCTCACGAAAATAATACTGGCGTTTTGCCTGCCgtaagaagaagagaaaaagcaGTGTTGCGTGCGCGTGCGCGTGTATTACATCCAAACTAGCTGTATTAGAAACTCCAGATGCTCTACTTTccaatggtataatttttgtgatataagAATCATGTTAAATTAGTTAGATTTAGATGTTCATTTTTCTCACCAATTAAAAGCAaccaaaaccaacaaaaaattCTGGCTAGCCAAATACTTGGCATAGCAAGGTTGGGCCCTAACCAAACATATATTCCGATCGACCAAAAAGATCTTGacataaataaaattataATGACTCTGATAAAGGATTTCGACAGGAACATGAACATAGAATGGTTCTCACAACACAGTATAGTAAAGGAGCACTTTCCGATCAAGTTACATGACATCCTAATCCAGTACAAAATTCCACTGTCAACTTATGAGCGACAAAAAACACAGCAGATAATGCTGGTCTAACTCTCTAATACAGCTTTTGCTACCAGCTACAAAGTAAATGCAGCTCACTACTCTTCCTTGATGGCACCCTTGTCGCTTACGTAGATACCGTCCAAAAACTTCCTGATATCCTTCTTCTTAACATGGCATTTCTGTTCCaaatagaaaaggaaaccAAATGAATCATCATGCGATGTAATCAAACAATATAACAACATTCTAATTGCCTTAACAATCTCATAAAGAACAGCAGGAGGTAAACAATTCAAAGGCTAGATTGTTCATGTTGCACACTTTAAGGTAGGACAAATGACAGTGATGCAAGGATTCTAACCTGGTTAATCAGAGCAGCAGAACGAGAGACAAGCTCAATGTCATTGCCATCAAGGACTAGCTCATCCTTGACCTTCTCAGAACGCAAGATCGTCACACCGTCAAGCATGTCAACTTTCCGCACCTATTCAAGGAAAGAATGTCAATACAGTTCAGACATGACTCAACCAACTTTAACAGATAGGAGGGTTACAACAGATAAAGGCATTCAGGGACATAACCAAGCAAAACAAATGCTGAAGCTACATTTGTCTCTCAAGAGACAATTACATTACAGCATATGGCACAACAATAGTAATGCTAGTGACCCCTGTTGAGTCAGGCTAGATTGATCAAATAAGCGTGTAAGGTTGACAACATCTATGTTGCTTATCTCACTTCTAGGTGAACAAATCATATTCACTAAACAGCGGATGAAATTCTCAACCCTCAGTCATTTACAAATGTTTTACAAGCTACAGGCACATAGGATGAGCGCCATGATGGGCAAAGAAACCAACCGCAGCATACACTATGCTAACATAGATCTGACTATGTATGGCCAAGTACATTAAAATCTGTTGAATGCAACACTATTATCCAATTAGCTTACGGAGCATGACAAGTTTTGTGTGGTCACTTGCAACAGTAAGTGATCTAGTAGCTAGATGAACAAACTACATTCACAGCCAATAGCTTCTAAATCCTCGACAAATCCAACACCCCAAAATGGGGTTTTCGAATCCTAGCTTGATCGTTCAGGTTGTAATCGTTGCGGGCCACAAAAATGATGATTTGGTCTGTATTTTACCTTCTTCTCTCCGAGGAAGTTCCTGATCTCGATGGCCTTGTTGCCGGAGGTGATGGAGGCGTTGATGGGGAAGTGAGCGTAGACGAAGCGCATCTTGTAGCGGAACCCCTTGGTGACGCCGGTGATGAGGTTCTGGACGTGTGAGATGGCGGTGCGGATGGCGGCCATGGTGCGGCGAGTGCCGAACCACGCGTCCACCTTGAGCTTCCTGCCGCCCTCCTGCAGCTGGAAGTCGAGGTTGAGGTGCTTGAAGTTGCGGGTGAGTGTCCCGCGCGGGCCCGACACGGTGATCATCTTGGCGGCGACCTTCACCGTCACTTCCTCCGGGATCTCCATCGTCTCCGATGCCAGGATCGTCT
This is a stretch of genomic DNA from Brachypodium distachyon strain Bd21 chromosome 1, Brachypodium_distachyon_v3.0, whole genome shotgun sequence. It encodes these proteins:
- the LOC100834080 gene encoding 60S ribosomal protein L9; translated protein: MKTILASETMEIPEEVTVKVAAKMITVSGPRGTLTRNFKHLNLDFQLQEGGRKLKVDAWFGTRRTMAAIRTAISHVQNLITGVTKGFRYKMRFVYAHFPINASITSGNKAIEIRNFLGEKKVRKVDMLDGVTILRSEKVKDELVLDGNDIELVSRSAALINQKCHVKKKDIRKFLDGIYVSDKGAIKEE